The proteins below are encoded in one region of Aeromonas jandaei:
- the nrdR gene encoding transcriptional regulator NrdR produces the protein MHCPFCSAVDTKVIDSRLVAEGHQVRRRRECLLCHERFTTFEMAELVMPRVIKSNGSREPFNEDKLRAGILRALEKRPVSMEAIEKAVNHIKSRLRATGEREVASQLVGNLVMDELKGLDKVAYIRFASVYRSFEDIREFGEEIAKLEK, from the coding sequence ATGCATTGCCCTTTCTGTAGTGCCGTTGATACCAAGGTGATCGATTCCCGTCTGGTGGCCGAAGGCCATCAGGTGCGCCGCCGTCGCGAATGCCTGCTCTGTCACGAGCGCTTCACCACCTTCGAGATGGCCGAGCTGGTGATGCCGCGGGTCATCAAGTCCAACGGCTCGCGCGAGCCGTTCAACGAGGACAAGCTGCGGGCCGGTATCCTGCGGGCGCTGGAGAAGCGTCCGGTGAGCATGGAGGCCATCGAAAAGGCGGTCAACCACATCAAGTCACGCCTGCGCGCCACCGGCGAGCGGGAAGTTGCCTCCCAGCTGGTGGGTAATCTGGTGATGGATGAGCTCAAGGGATTGGACAAGGTGGCCTATATCCGCTTTGCCTCCGTCTATCGCAGCTTTGAAGATATCCGCGAGTTTGGCGAAGAGATCGCCAAGCTGGAGAAGTAA
- the torA gene encoding trimethylamine-N-oxide reductase TorA: MINISRRGFLGGLLASGASALIGPSLLGRAVMAAESGDKLVQSGSHWGAFRARVVDGRWVETLPFEHDKHPTEMLKALSEVVYNPSRIRYPMVRLDWLRKGHQSDTSERGQNRFVRVTWSQALDFFYHELERVQKTYGPSALYAGHSGWQSVGKLHSAGAMLGRAMNLHGTYLAKAGDYSTGAAQVILPHVAGAMEVYEQQTSWPLVLEHSKTIVIWGSDPVKNLQVGWLVPDHSVYDYWAQLKEKVAKGEIRVISIDPVKSKTQKYLNCDQVTLNPQTDVPLMLGIAHTLYSEKRHDEKFLKDYTTGFDKFLPYLLGTSDGQVKDAEWAAAICGVPAETIRELARAMSSGRTQLIGGWCVQRMHHGEQYAWMLVVLASMIGQIGLPGGGYGFGWHYNGAGTITSSGPIMSGFSSVIPGVKPRHDGDWKGYSKFIPVARFVDCILNPGKQIAFNGQTITYPHMKMAVFCGNNPFHHQQDRNKMVAAWRKLETVVSIDHQWTASCRFADIVLPATTTYERDDIEQWGSHSNAGILAMYKVVEPLFEARDDYDIFADLCRRFGREAEFTGGKSKLEWIQSIYDDARLQGRGIGIRLPRFSQFWHGEGFVTFPAGQPWVRHESFRQEPDLEPLGTPSGLIEIYSKTIADYGYADCPGHPVWIEPYERSHGGPGSKQYPLHLQSCHPDKRLHSQLCSSDNYRATYTVQGREPVYMNPQDAKSRGLKDSDLVRVFNGRGQVLAGLVVSDDYAPGVVRIQEGAWYGPQEGGKVGTLCTYGDPNVLTADIGSSSLAQATTAHTALVEIEKFRGQAPAVTAFGAPESAKGIDPMFPAL, translated from the coding sequence ATGATCAATATTTCCCGTCGTGGTTTTCTGGGCGGCTTGCTGGCCAGCGGTGCCTCTGCCCTGATCGGCCCCTCCCTGCTCGGTCGCGCCGTGATGGCCGCCGAGTCCGGCGACAAGCTGGTGCAGTCCGGTTCCCACTGGGGCGCCTTCCGTGCCCGGGTCGTCGATGGCCGCTGGGTCGAGACCCTGCCGTTCGAGCATGACAAACACCCCACCGAGATGCTCAAAGCCTTGAGTGAGGTGGTCTACAACCCCTCCCGCATCCGCTACCCCATGGTGCGACTGGACTGGCTGCGCAAGGGCCACCAGTCCGACACCAGCGAACGCGGCCAGAACCGCTTTGTGCGGGTCACCTGGTCCCAGGCGCTGGACTTCTTCTATCACGAGTTGGAGCGGGTGCAGAAAACCTATGGCCCGAGCGCCCTCTATGCGGGTCACTCCGGCTGGCAGTCGGTGGGCAAGCTGCACTCAGCTGGCGCCATGCTTGGCCGCGCCATGAACCTGCACGGCACCTATCTGGCCAAGGCCGGTGACTACTCCACCGGCGCCGCCCAGGTGATCCTGCCCCACGTGGCAGGGGCCATGGAGGTGTACGAGCAGCAGACCTCCTGGCCGCTGGTGCTGGAGCACAGCAAGACCATCGTGATCTGGGGTTCCGACCCCGTCAAAAACCTGCAGGTGGGCTGGCTGGTGCCGGATCACAGCGTCTACGACTACTGGGCACAGCTCAAAGAGAAGGTGGCCAAGGGCGAGATCCGGGTGATCAGCATCGATCCGGTCAAATCCAAGACCCAGAAGTACCTCAACTGCGATCAGGTGACCCTGAATCCGCAGACCGATGTGCCGCTGATGCTGGGCATCGCCCACACCCTCTACAGCGAGAAGCGTCACGACGAGAAGTTCCTGAAAGATTACACCACCGGCTTTGACAAGTTCCTGCCCTACCTGCTGGGCACCAGCGATGGTCAGGTGAAGGATGCCGAGTGGGCCGCCGCCATCTGTGGCGTCCCTGCAGAGACCATTCGAGAGCTGGCCCGCGCCATGAGCAGTGGCCGCACCCAGCTCATCGGCGGCTGGTGTGTGCAGCGCATGCACCACGGCGAGCAGTACGCATGGATGCTGGTGGTTCTGGCCTCGATGATTGGCCAGATCGGTCTGCCGGGCGGTGGTTACGGCTTTGGCTGGCACTACAACGGGGCGGGCACCATCACCTCCAGCGGCCCCATCATGTCCGGTTTCAGCTCGGTCATTCCCGGGGTCAAACCGCGCCATGACGGCGACTGGAAGGGCTACTCCAAATTCATTCCGGTGGCCCGTTTCGTCGACTGCATCCTCAATCCGGGCAAGCAGATCGCCTTCAACGGCCAGACCATCACCTATCCCCACATGAAGATGGCGGTGTTCTGCGGCAACAACCCGTTCCACCACCAGCAGGATCGCAACAAGATGGTCGCCGCCTGGCGCAAGCTGGAAACCGTGGTCAGCATCGATCACCAGTGGACAGCCAGCTGCCGCTTCGCCGACATCGTGCTGCCCGCCACCACCACCTATGAGCGGGATGATATCGAGCAATGGGGCTCCCACTCCAACGCGGGCATTCTGGCCATGTACAAGGTGGTGGAGCCGCTGTTCGAGGCGCGCGATGACTACGACATCTTTGCCGACCTCTGCCGTCGCTTCGGTCGCGAAGCCGAGTTCACCGGCGGCAAGAGCAAGCTGGAGTGGATCCAGAGCATCTATGACGACGCCCGCCTGCAAGGTCGCGGCATCGGCATCCGTCTGCCCCGCTTTAGCCAGTTCTGGCACGGCGAGGGATTTGTCACCTTCCCAGCGGGCCAGCCCTGGGTGCGCCACGAGTCGTTCCGTCAGGAGCCAGATCTGGAACCGTTGGGTACCCCGTCCGGCCTTATCGAGATCTACTCCAAGACCATCGCCGACTATGGCTATGCCGATTGCCCAGGCCACCCGGTCTGGATCGAGCCCTACGAGCGCTCTCACGGCGGGCCGGGCAGCAAGCAGTACCCACTGCACCTGCAATCCTGCCACCCGGACAAGCGGCTGCACAGCCAGCTCTGCTCGTCCGACAACTACCGCGCCACCTACACGGTGCAGGGTCGCGAGCCTGTCTATATGAATCCGCAGGACGCCAAATCCCGCGGCCTCAAGGACAGCGATCTGGTGCGGGTGTTCAACGGCCGCGGTCAGGTATTGGCCGGTCTGGTGGTGAGCGATGACTACGCCCCCGGCGTGGTGCGCATTCAGGAAGGTGCCTGGTATGGCCCGCAGGAGGGCGGCAAGGTGGGGACGCTCTGTACCTACGGTGACCCCAACGTGCTGACCGCCGATATCGGCTCCTCCAGCCTGGCGCAGGCCACCACAGCCCATACCGCGCTGGTAGAGATCGAGAAGTTCCGCGGACAGGCACCTGCAGTCACCGCCTTCGGCGCGCCGGAATCAGCCAAGGGCATCGATCCCATGTTCCCGGCACTCTGA
- the torT gene encoding TMAO reductase system periplasmic protein TorT, whose translation MRSVYLSLLLLMWLLTLPRAALAFAVDLWPGGEFSGQPLRQQWPEPAAAIKPLTLCALYPHLRDAYWLSVNQGMVDEAKRLGVKLQIHEAGGYGALAEQRQQLQRCMQEGSDAILLGAVSYQGLREAITATPLPVFGLVNDLPSGLVQAKVGVSWYQMGWQIGHWLAQRHPAGSKSVSVALFPGPQASGGNNFVEPGFADAIKGSAIKLVTTERGDNSREIQRTLVQQTLARYPDLDYLVGGAIAAEVAVNELAQRHLDRPKVLSTYFSHGVQRGLRRGKILAANSDQMRLQGRLAVAQAVCLLQHPDANAEQCPRVMGPPILTLSAPLADPADSLSDGAFRPVYRVE comes from the coding sequence ATGCGAAGCGTCTATCTCTCCCTGCTGTTACTAATGTGGTTGCTCACGCTTCCTCGCGCCGCCCTCGCCTTTGCGGTCGATCTCTGGCCCGGCGGCGAATTCAGCGGCCAACCGCTGCGCCAGCAGTGGCCGGAACCCGCCGCGGCAATCAAACCGCTGACCCTCTGTGCCCTCTACCCCCATCTGCGCGACGCCTACTGGCTCTCGGTCAATCAGGGCATGGTGGACGAGGCGAAGCGGCTGGGAGTCAAGTTGCAGATCCACGAAGCGGGGGGCTATGGCGCCCTCGCCGAGCAACGCCAACAACTGCAGCGCTGCATGCAGGAAGGGAGCGACGCCATCTTGCTCGGCGCGGTGAGCTATCAGGGCTTGCGCGAGGCGATCACAGCCACGCCGCTGCCGGTCTTTGGTCTGGTCAACGATCTGCCCAGCGGTCTGGTGCAGGCCAAGGTGGGGGTCTCCTGGTACCAGATGGGCTGGCAGATTGGCCACTGGCTGGCGCAGCGCCACCCCGCCGGCAGCAAGTCGGTCTCGGTCGCCCTCTTCCCCGGCCCGCAGGCAAGCGGCGGCAACAACTTCGTGGAGCCGGGCTTTGCCGATGCCATCAAGGGAAGCGCCATCAAGCTGGTCACCACCGAGCGCGGCGACAACAGCCGGGAAATCCAGCGCACGCTGGTGCAGCAGACGCTGGCCCGCTATCCCGACCTCGACTATCTGGTGGGAGGCGCCATCGCCGCCGAAGTAGCGGTCAACGAGCTGGCGCAGCGCCATCTCGACAGGCCCAAAGTTTTGAGCACCTACTTCAGCCACGGGGTACAGCGGGGCCTGCGCCGGGGCAAGATCCTGGCCGCCAACAGCGATCAGATGCGGCTTCAGGGGCGCCTTGCGGTCGCTCAGGCGGTCTGCCTGCTGCAACACCCTGATGCCAATGCCGAGCAGTGCCCGCGGGTGATGGGGCCACCCATTCTGACGCTATCTGCACCGCTGGCCGACCCCGCAGATTCCCTCTCGGATGGCGCTTTTCGTCCCGTCTATCGGGTCGAATAG
- a CDS encoding GFA family protein, translating into MKELHASCLCGAVALTLPDQFDYMGNCHCSECRKFSGGDYASVGGLDGNKVTIVKGEEAISRYRKSAETTLAFCRHCGSSLFSQKSSSGKINLRLGVLDDVPSQRPAFHIFVGSKAPWHQIGDDCPQFDTRPPV; encoded by the coding sequence ATGAAAGAGTTACATGCCAGCTGCCTGTGCGGCGCCGTCGCCCTGACCCTGCCGGATCAGTTCGACTATATGGGGAACTGCCACTGCAGCGAATGTCGCAAGTTTTCAGGGGGAGATTACGCCTCGGTCGGCGGACTGGATGGCAACAAGGTCACCATAGTAAAAGGGGAAGAGGCCATCAGCCGCTACCGGAAATCGGCAGAGACCACCCTGGCCTTCTGTCGTCACTGCGGCTCCAGCTTGTTCAGCCAGAAGAGCAGCAGCGGCAAGATCAATCTGCGCCTCGGGGTGCTGGACGATGTGCCAAGCCAGCGGCCCGCGTTTCACATCTTTGTCGGCTCCAAGGCACCCTGGCACCAGATTGGCGACGACTGCCCGCAATTTGATACCCGCCCGCCGGTCTGA
- the torC gene encoding pentaheme c-type cytochrome TorC, with the protein MMKKLWHFLRTPSRRWSVLALLLVGVGVTLAGTVGLHYGFEKTSSLEFCISCHSMKDTVYPEYKESIHFKNASGVQAVCTDCHQPKDFVGKVARKMEAANDLYQEYIGHSIDTQEKFEDRRLHLAEKVWARMSSQNSKTCKSCHSYDNMDHAKQSPAAALAMKDAAAKNMNCIECHKGIAHELPNMAGGFRATYATLANDAQQAPAAETLYNLGEKDLYANEQSKDPVGKLLPASRIDVVDRSGDRLKVTIEGWRESDGKGRVLSEYMGKRVFVATIRDELKASEKVLKQETDNATHIKWELVQVQAWVDGKGFESSLKPIWDYAGEMYKSTCNSCHGAPDPAHFTANGWISGLKAMSAYYRLSKEEERTLLKYLQNHAADTGGQGSH; encoded by the coding sequence ATGATGAAAAAACTGTGGCACTTCCTGCGCACCCCCAGCCGTCGCTGGTCGGTACTGGCGCTGCTTCTGGTGGGCGTCGGCGTCACCCTCGCGGGCACCGTCGGCCTGCACTATGGCTTTGAGAAAACCAGCAGCCTCGAATTCTGTATCTCCTGCCACTCCATGAAAGACACCGTCTATCCGGAGTACAAGGAGTCCATCCACTTCAAGAATGCCTCAGGGGTACAGGCGGTCTGTACCGACTGTCACCAGCCGAAGGATTTTGTCGGCAAGGTGGCCCGCAAGATGGAGGCAGCCAACGACCTCTATCAGGAGTACATAGGCCACAGCATCGACACCCAGGAGAAGTTCGAGGACCGGCGCCTGCATCTGGCCGAGAAGGTGTGGGCCCGGATGAGCAGCCAGAACTCCAAGACCTGCAAGTCGTGCCACAGCTACGACAACATGGATCACGCCAAGCAGTCCCCGGCGGCAGCGCTGGCGATGAAAGATGCGGCGGCGAAGAACATGAACTGCATCGAGTGCCACAAGGGCATCGCCCATGAACTGCCCAACATGGCGGGCGGCTTCCGGGCCACCTACGCCACTCTGGCCAACGACGCGCAACAGGCGCCAGCCGCCGAGACCCTCTACAACCTGGGTGAAAAAGATCTCTATGCCAACGAACAGAGCAAGGATCCGGTCGGCAAACTGCTGCCCGCCTCCCGCATCGACGTCGTAGACCGCAGCGGCGATCGGCTCAAGGTGACCATCGAAGGGTGGCGCGAGAGCGACGGCAAGGGCCGGGTGCTGAGCGAATACATGGGCAAGCGGGTCTTTGTCGCCACCATCCGTGACGAACTGAAAGCGAGCGAGAAAGTGCTCAAGCAGGAGACCGACAACGCCACCCATATCAAGTGGGAGCTGGTTCAGGTGCAGGCCTGGGTCGATGGCAAGGGCTTTGAGTCCTCGCTCAAGCCGATCTGGGATTACGCTGGCGAGATGTACAAATCCACCTGCAACTCCTGCCATGGCGCGCCGGATCCCGCGCACTTCACCGCCAACGGCTGGATCTCGGGGCTCAAGGCGATGTCTGCCTACTATCGCCTGAGCAAGGAAGAGGAGCGCACCCTGCTCAAATACCTGCAAAACCATGCCGCCGATACCGGTGGTCAGGGCAGCCACTAA
- the torR gene encoding two-component system response regulator TorR, translating into MSYHILVVEDDAVTREKLTGYFEREGYRVTAVENGQEMRAVLAEQTVDLVMLDINLPGEDGLLLTRELRARSTVGIILVTGRSDAVDRIVGLEMGADDYVTKPFELRELLVRVKNLLWRISLAAAPSEPAVADDAVRFGPWRFDIPRRQLSKDGVPVRLTKAEYEVLVAFVAHAGRVLSRERILTLISHRGDGPSDRTIDVLIRRLRGKMEADPRDPQLFVTVHGEGYLFAGEIAS; encoded by the coding sequence ATGAGCTACCACATTCTGGTTGTTGAAGATGATGCGGTGACCCGCGAGAAGCTGACCGGCTATTTCGAGCGGGAGGGCTATCGGGTGACGGCGGTCGAAAACGGTCAGGAGATGCGCGCCGTGCTGGCGGAGCAGACGGTCGATCTGGTGATGCTGGATATCAACCTGCCGGGGGAAGATGGTCTGCTGCTAACCCGTGAACTGCGGGCGCGCAGCACGGTGGGGATCATTCTGGTCACCGGCCGCAGCGATGCGGTGGATCGGATTGTCGGCCTCGAGATGGGGGCCGATGACTATGTCACCAAGCCGTTCGAGCTACGGGAGTTGCTGGTGCGGGTCAAGAATCTGCTGTGGCGGATCTCGCTGGCTGCAGCACCGAGCGAGCCTGCGGTGGCTGACGATGCGGTGCGCTTTGGCCCCTGGCGTTTTGACATTCCCCGCCGCCAGCTCAGCAAGGACGGGGTGCCGGTGCGCCTGACCAAGGCCGAATATGAGGTGCTGGTGGCCTTTGTCGCCCATGCCGGGCGGGTGCTTAGCCGGGAGCGGATCCTGACCCTCATCAGCCATCGCGGCGATGGCCCGAGCGATCGCACCATCGACGTTTTGATCCGGCGGCTGCGCGGCAAGATGGAAGCGGATCCCCGGGATCCCCAGCTGTTTGTCACCGTCCATGGTGAAGGCTATCTGTTTGCCGGTGAGATAGCCTCCTGA
- the torS gene encoding TMAO reductase system sensor histidine kinase/response regulator TorS, whose translation MRIFSGLGGKLLLAFSLMALLTLSASLLGWVGLSHLRQLEQGVQQTLADQELARTLSRLSGEIQSASRLLATATSEQEREHQGRLLTLQGQQLQQVLAQLGRGQGSASLDQLSQSIIGNLGQQGWLVGERLTLMAQGEAQRARLVAAAGQIAELARSQMENAETVMVAGLGSLYQQQGTQAARTLDRLLEQDLDWLEQMTELRHRTLMQQQRIEEMWRSEQQAQLQTLLHDGQRELAILQLRAGAVTDPARRQAVEQALTVLAQSDKLVQLRSDWLGKGEALRVLANANEALMSNLNQQVGELVNRARDSLGQSQQALSQRLRLLEQALMGIGLFTLVLLMLLMWRMVYGRIVWPLQRAVAGMSRLARGDLAPLEPIASTGRDELAELGRALQVFRDNAVELGRYQRELESRVEERTGQLSHANERLNEEVEKQRQARAEAEQANRAKSVFLAIMSHEIRTPMNGILGGLTLLEDTHLSDTQQRYLAAIEHSGESLLEILNDILDYSKIEAGHVEARREPFPLFQLVDELSALFRPKAAAKGVTLALEYAPGLAPVVEGDLGKLRQVLGNLLGNAVKFTARGQITLTVAPLVCHGPCAEPCIRFVVRDTGPGIPADEQEAVFEAFRQRKRDIGHQGGTGLGLAISRKLVAAMGGELSLISEPDKGCEFSFSLPLQRSSAQLPAEAQPLHLGQSRYILLVEDNEINRLVAHGMLTRLGHRVTQAEDGRSALALVTERPFELALLDINLPDMDGMTLREDLAAISEEVHEQPLPAIAISAQMYPEDIRHCLAAGFVDFVGKPVRLAVLANAIDQLFRQEGGSIEPQVQLSVAVPPTNQPEWANPVLEADLPLLGMARIRQLVALFESQGRVLVDKLALGEGSEQRQLAHKLKGSALALGLTEFASHCAALEAGGVEPAAIRAQFDAALSGLQQWLAANRDSPF comes from the coding sequence GTGAGAATCTTTTCCGGCCTGGGTGGCAAGTTGCTGCTGGCCTTCTCCCTGATGGCGTTACTCACTTTGAGTGCCTCCCTGCTGGGCTGGGTGGGGCTTAGCCATCTGCGCCAGCTTGAGCAAGGAGTGCAGCAGACCCTGGCCGATCAGGAGCTGGCCCGCACGCTCTCTCGTCTCAGCGGCGAGATCCAGAGCGCGTCGCGGCTGCTGGCCACCGCGACCAGCGAGCAGGAGCGGGAGCATCAGGGGCGTTTGCTCACCTTGCAGGGACAACAGCTACAACAGGTGCTGGCGCAACTTGGCCGTGGACAGGGTTCAGCAAGCCTCGATCAGCTCAGTCAGAGCATCATCGGCAATCTGGGCCAGCAGGGCTGGCTGGTGGGGGAAAGGTTGACCCTGATGGCGCAGGGCGAGGCACAGCGGGCCCGTCTGGTGGCGGCAGCCGGGCAGATCGCCGAGCTGGCGCGCAGTCAGATGGAGAACGCCGAAACCGTGATGGTGGCGGGATTGGGTTCCCTCTACCAACAGCAAGGTACGCAGGCGGCCCGGACGCTGGATCGCTTGCTGGAGCAGGATCTCGACTGGCTGGAGCAGATGACCGAACTGCGTCATCGCACTTTGATGCAGCAGCAGCGCATTGAGGAGATGTGGCGCAGCGAACAGCAGGCACAACTGCAAACGCTGCTGCACGATGGGCAGCGGGAGCTGGCCATCTTGCAACTGCGGGCCGGGGCGGTGACCGATCCGGCCCGCCGGCAGGCGGTGGAGCAGGCGCTGACCGTGCTGGCGCAGAGTGACAAGCTGGTACAACTGCGCAGCGACTGGCTCGGCAAGGGGGAGGCGTTGCGGGTGCTGGCCAATGCCAATGAGGCCCTGATGAGCAACCTCAACCAGCAGGTCGGTGAGCTGGTAAACCGTGCCCGCGATTCGCTGGGACAGAGCCAGCAGGCGTTAAGCCAGCGTCTCAGGCTGCTGGAGCAGGCGCTGATGGGCATTGGCCTGTTTACGCTGGTACTGCTGATGCTGCTGATGTGGCGCATGGTTTACGGCCGGATCGTCTGGCCGCTGCAACGGGCGGTGGCGGGGATGAGCCGGTTGGCGCGCGGGGATCTGGCTCCCCTTGAGCCGATCGCCAGCACCGGACGCGATGAGCTGGCGGAGCTGGGCCGAGCTTTACAGGTGTTTCGTGACAATGCGGTCGAGTTGGGCCGCTATCAGCGAGAGCTTGAGTCGCGGGTCGAGGAGCGCACCGGCCAGCTCAGCCACGCCAACGAGCGGCTCAATGAGGAGGTGGAGAAGCAGCGGCAGGCCCGCGCCGAGGCGGAGCAGGCCAACCGGGCCAAGTCGGTGTTTCTCGCCATCATGAGCCACGAGATCCGCACCCCCATGAACGGTATTCTGGGCGGTCTGACACTGCTGGAAGATACCCACCTGAGCGATACCCAGCAGCGCTATCTGGCCGCCATCGAGCACAGTGGCGAATCTCTGCTGGAGATCCTCAACGACATTCTCGACTACTCCAAGATCGAGGCGGGCCATGTGGAGGCACGCCGCGAGCCCTTCCCACTGTTCCAGCTGGTGGATGAGCTCAGCGCGCTGTTTCGGCCAAAGGCGGCAGCAAAGGGAGTCACCCTGGCGCTGGAATATGCGCCCGGGCTGGCGCCGGTGGTCGAGGGGGATCTGGGCAAGCTGCGGCAGGTGCTCGGCAACTTGCTCGGCAATGCGGTCAAGTTTACCGCCCGTGGCCAGATTACCCTGACGGTGGCGCCCCTTGTCTGTCACGGCCCTTGTGCTGAGCCCTGCATCCGCTTCGTGGTGCGCGATACCGGCCCCGGCATTCCGGCCGATGAGCAGGAGGCGGTGTTCGAGGCGTTTCGCCAGCGCAAGCGTGATATAGGCCATCAGGGCGGCACCGGGCTGGGACTGGCGATCAGCCGCAAGCTGGTGGCCGCCATGGGGGGCGAGCTGAGCCTTATAAGCGAGCCGGACAAGGGGTGTGAATTCAGCTTCAGTTTGCCGTTGCAGCGCTCGAGCGCCCAACTGCCCGCCGAGGCGCAGCCGCTGCACCTTGGCCAGTCCCGCTACATCCTGCTGGTGGAGGATAACGAGATCAACCGATTGGTGGCGCACGGCATGCTGACTCGCCTTGGCCATCGTGTCACCCAGGCGGAGGATGGTCGCAGTGCGCTGGCGCTGGTGACCGAGCGCCCTTTCGAACTGGCGCTGCTCGATATCAACCTGCCCGATATGGACGGCATGACCCTGCGTGAGGATCTGGCCGCCATCAGTGAAGAGGTGCATGAGCAGCCGCTGCCCGCCATCGCTATCTCTGCCCAGATGTATCCGGAGGATATCCGCCACTGCCTTGCCGCCGGGTTTGTCGATTTTGTCGGTAAGCCGGTGCGGCTGGCGGTGCTGGCGAACGCCATCGATCAGCTATTTCGGCAAGAAGGGGGCTCTATCGAGCCGCAGGTGCAGTTATCAGTAGCCGTGCCCCCAACTAACCAGCCAGAGTGGGCCAATCCGGTGCTGGAAGCCGATCTGCCCCTGCTCGGTATGGCGCGGATCCGCCAGCTGGTCGCGCTGTTTGAGTCGCAAGGGCGGGTGTTGGTAGATAAGTTGGCTCTGGGGGAGGGAAGTGAGCAACGTCAGCTGGCGCACAAGCTAAAGGGGAGTGCGCTGGCGCTGGGGTTGACCGAATTTGCCAGCCACTGTGCGGCTCTTGAGGCGGGAGGCGTTGAGCCTGCGGCAATCAGGGCGCAATTTGACGCGGCGTTGAGCGGGTTGCAGCAGTGGCTGGCGGCCAACAGGGATTCGCCGTTCTGA